A single genomic interval of Chryseobacterium paludis harbors:
- a CDS encoding PorT family protein has product MKQIFSIALLGLSVFASAQLSLAAKANLIFPTGSPSWKNITNTASAAIDNTGKNNVGFNVGLSLKANLPMAFFLMPELYYTTFKNEFTDPVSNTTFNIKNNRIDLPVLVGHKVLGDMLGVFIGPVASYNLSKEDTFNDFKENARDNFTVGYQFGAQVEIKKLLINARYEGAFSKDQRNFVNRVSGEEIRYDNRPNLFMVGLGYKF; this is encoded by the coding sequence ATGAAACAAATATTTAGTATCGCACTATTAGGCTTATCAGTTTTTGCTTCTGCACAGCTTTCACTTGCTGCTAAGGCAAACTTAATTTTTCCAACAGGATCACCTTCTTGGAAAAACATCACTAATACAGCTAGTGCAGCAATAGACAACACAGGTAAAAACAATGTAGGATTTAATGTTGGGCTTTCCTTAAAAGCCAATCTTCCTATGGCCTTTTTCCTAATGCCAGAATTGTATTACACAACATTTAAGAATGAATTTACAGATCCTGTTTCTAATACGACTTTCAATATTAAAAACAACCGTATTGACTTACCAGTTCTTGTAGGGCATAAGGTATTAGGAGATATGCTTGGTGTATTTATTGGACCTGTTGCAAGTTACAACTTAAGCAAAGAAGATACCTTTAATGATTTCAAAGAAAATGCAAGAGACAATTTTACTGTTGGGTATCAGTTCGGCGCACAGGTTGAAATTAAAAAGCTACTTATCAATGCAAGATATGAAGGTGCATTTAGTAAGGATCAAAGAAATTTCGTAAACAGAGTATCTGGTGAAGAGATCAGATATGATAACCGCCCAAATTTATTTATGGTAGGTTTAGGATATAAATTTTAA
- a CDS encoding bifunctional 5,10-methylenetetrahydrofolate dehydrogenase/5,10-methenyltetrahydrofolate cyclohydrolase has protein sequence MAEILDGLKVSKEIKAEIKVEVEKILESKKRAPHLVAILVGNNGASKAYVNSKVKDCEEVGFRSTLVKFPSTVSESELLEKIDELNKSKAVDGFIVQLPLPDQIDQEKIIMAIDPRKDVDGFHPENFGKMALEMDTFLPATPFGILTLLERYNIETKGKDCVIIGRSKIVGRPMSILMGRKDFPGNSTVTLTHSYTKDIEEYTKSADIVITALGDPHFLKGDMIKDGAVIVDVGITRVDDDSPKGYYLAGDVDFDSCAAKASWITPVPGGVGPMTRAMLMKNTIIAYKTSVYND, from the coding sequence ATGGCAGAAATTCTTGACGGACTTAAAGTATCCAAAGAAATAAAGGCTGAAATCAAGGTTGAAGTTGAAAAGATCCTTGAAAGTAAGAAAAGAGCACCACATTTGGTTGCTATTCTTGTAGGAAATAATGGCGCTAGTAAGGCATACGTAAATAGTAAGGTAAAGGATTGTGAAGAAGTGGGTTTCCGTTCTACTCTTGTAAAATTTCCGAGTACGGTCTCAGAATCCGAATTATTGGAGAAAATCGACGAATTAAACAAATCTAAAGCTGTTGATGGGTTTATCGTACAATTGCCTTTGCCAGACCAGATCGATCAGGAAAAAATCATTATGGCAATTGATCCAAGAAAAGATGTTGATGGTTTCCATCCTGAAAATTTTGGAAAAATGGCTTTGGAAATGGATACATTCCTTCCAGCAACTCCTTTTGGAATTTTAACATTATTAGAGAGGTATAATATCGAAACAAAAGGAAAAGACTGTGTAATCATCGGAAGAAGTAAAATCGTAGGAAGACCTATGAGTATCTTAATGGGAAGAAAAGATTTCCCTGGAAATTCTACTGTTACGCTTACACACTCTTACACAAAAGATATTGAAGAATATACTAAAAGTGCAGATATCGTAATTACAGCTTTAGGAGATCCTCATTTTTTAAAAGGAGACATGATTAAAGATGGAGCAGTAATCGTAGATGTAGGAATTACAAGAGTAGATGACGACTCTCCAAAGGGATATTACCTTGCAGGTGATGTAGATTTTGACAGTTGTGCTGCAAAAGCAAGCTGGATTACACCTGTACCTGGGGGAGTTGGGCCAATGACCAGAGCTATGTTGATGAAAAATACCATCATAGCTTATAAAACTTCGGTCTATAATGACTAA
- a CDS encoding T9SS type A sorting domain-containing protein, with amino-acid sequence MKKLIQTTLLLLVYSLGFSQTNYYVDKASGNNANNGSITAPWKTIQKAASSATPNSIVNIKAGTYFENIVINVSGTSGNYITFKNYLNDNVIIDGTGTAGTTLLTITNKNYLKFENLTIQNKTVNDAQGLLVQTTGTSSSTDLTFKNITIKNINWTPIKSTPATSNDNAQGFIVYGRNGGITNLTIDGCKVFDNILGYSEALAVNGNVDGFTVKNCVVHDNTNIGIDILGHEGTASNASLDEARNGVVVNNTCYNNVSEYATSAGIYVDGAKNITVEKNKSYQNGWGIEVGAELNGIVQQITVKNNLIYKNKQAGLSIGGYDVGTTGQVINCIIRNNTFLQNNTLNDGTGEIAMTKASNCIFENNIFYTSSENVLMSIDNINPQTNNTFNYNCWYTPNNNQNDITVNWRNSNYSSFSAYKAATNQDANSIYANPSLMSTSNAIPDIHLNLGSPCINKGKPTTIISSGELDFYGYSRISNMIIDIGASEYGSTLNTKEVNNLNFGTISPNPSNGIFNFDLDAGKKSHLVIIYNTNGQELKKYNFLTSRFSIDLSELTEGTYLVKIDSGNLKVAKKIIIKK; translated from the coding sequence ATGAAAAAACTGATTCAAACCACATTGCTGTTGCTTGTATATAGTTTGGGCTTTTCTCAAACCAACTATTATGTCGATAAAGCTTCTGGAAACAATGCAAATAATGGAAGTATTACCGCACCCTGGAAAACAATACAAAAAGCAGCTAGTAGTGCCACCCCAAACAGTATTGTAAATATAAAAGCAGGCACCTATTTTGAGAATATTGTAATAAATGTAAGTGGAACAAGTGGAAATTATATCACTTTTAAAAACTATTTAAATGATAATGTTATCATTGATGGGACAGGAACAGCAGGGACTACTTTACTAACGATTACAAATAAAAATTATTTGAAATTTGAAAATTTAACAATTCAGAATAAGACAGTGAATGATGCGCAAGGTCTGCTTGTGCAAACGACAGGCACTAGCTCATCAACTGATCTGACTTTTAAAAATATCACTATTAAAAATATCAATTGGACCCCAATTAAGAGCACACCAGCTACTTCCAATGATAATGCTCAAGGTTTTATTGTCTATGGTAGAAATGGTGGAATTACTAACCTTACCATAGATGGGTGCAAAGTATTTGATAATATTTTGGGTTATAGTGAAGCATTAGCAGTAAATGGAAATGTAGATGGATTTACAGTAAAAAACTGTGTAGTACATGATAATACAAATATCGGGATTGATATATTAGGACATGAGGGGACGGCATCAAATGCATCTTTAGACGAAGCCAGAAATGGAGTGGTCGTTAATAATACATGTTATAATAATGTTTCGGAATATGCGACTTCAGCTGGAATCTATGTAGATGGCGCAAAGAATATCACAGTCGAGAAAAACAAAAGTTATCAAAATGGATGGGGTATTGAAGTAGGCGCAGAGCTTAATGGGATCGTTCAGCAAATTACCGTGAAAAATAATTTGATATACAAAAATAAACAGGCGGGTCTCTCTATTGGAGGGTATGATGTTGGAACTACTGGTCAGGTAATAAACTGTATTATCAGAAACAATACATTTTTACAAAATAATACTTTAAATGATGGAACGGGGGAGATTGCTATGACCAAGGCTTCAAATTGCATATTTGAAAACAACATCTTCTATACCAGTTCTGAAAATGTATTAATGAGTATTGATAACATTAATCCACAAACTAATAATACTTTTAATTATAATTGTTGGTATACTCCAAATAACAATCAAAATGATATAACAGTAAATTGGAGAAACTCAAATTATAGTTCATTCTCAGCATATAAAGCTGCAACCAACCAGGATGCAAATTCTATTTATGCCAATCCAAGTTTGATGTCCACCTCAAATGCAATACCGGATATCCATTTAAATTTAGGAAGTCCATGTATAAATAAAGGGAAACCAACCACCATAATTTCTTCCGGAGAATTGGATTTTTATGGATATAGTAGAATTTCGAATATGATCATTGATATAGGAGCAAGCGAATATGGATCTACATTAAATACAAAAGAAGTCAATAATTTGAATTTTGGGACTATTTCTCCTAATCCGTCAAATGGTATTTTTAATTTTGATTTAGATGCAGGTAAAAAATCACATCTCGTTATCATATATAATACAAATGGACAGGAATTAAAAAAATATAATTTTTTAACCAGTCGGTTTTCGATTGATCTATCAGAACTGACTGAAGGGACTTACCTGGTTAAGATAGATAGTGGAAATTTGAAAGTAGCTAAGAAAATTATCATTAAAAAATAA
- a CDS encoding DUF4251 domain-containing protein: protein MKKYISLIFILGLVFFFQSCASQNTGDPKMVDALVNSQEFTFHAERANPTNYDVINVMNSMPNSPSTRILQLNGNYTVEVKNNILEVVLPYFGRLFNPTYGNTSNNSYRFTSKDFTIDKSQNKKGNWIVKIKPNDVNNVDQIIIEVYKNGKAFTSVRSNDRQPITYDGFISKNEPIP from the coding sequence ATGAAAAAATATATTTCACTTATATTTATTTTGGGACTTGTCTTCTTTTTCCAAAGCTGCGCTTCTCAAAATACTGGCGATCCTAAAATGGTGGATGCACTCGTGAATTCTCAGGAATTTACTTTTCATGCAGAAAGAGCAAATCCGACTAATTATGACGTTATCAATGTTATGAATTCAATGCCTAATTCACCTTCGACGAGGATCTTACAACTTAATGGCAACTATACAGTTGAAGTAAAAAATAATATTTTGGAAGTTGTTTTGCCCTATTTTGGAAGATTATTTAATCCAACTTATGGCAATACCAGCAACAATAGTTACCGATTTACCTCAAAGGATTTTACGATAGATAAATCTCAAAATAAAAAAGGAAACTGGATTGTAAAAATCAAGCCTAACGATGTAAATAACGTTGATCAAATCATCATTGAAGTTTATAAAAATGGAAAGGCTTTTACTTCTGTAAGAAGTAATGACAGGCAACCTATAACTTATGATGGGTTTATCTCTAAGAATGAACCGATTCCTTAG
- the pgi gene encoding glucose-6-phosphate isomerase — MLSKINPIQTNSWKALDEHFAGNDFDLRSLFQYNKNRFNEFSLKGENFLFDYSKNLIDTRTKQLLLNLAEECQLKDAISKMFSGDKINETEGRAVLHTALRDFSDREILIDGENIKPQIKRVLNHMKSFSESIISGEHKGFSGKEITDIVNIGIGGSDLGPVMVVSALKHFKTRLDVHFVSNVDGNHIAEVVKNLNPETTLFIIASKTFTTQETMTNANSAKDWFLKAGKQEDVAKHFVALSTNVQAVKDFGIAEENIFEFWDWVGGRYSLWSAIGLSIVLAVGYENFEELLKGAFDTDQHFQNTDFSENVPVLMGLLGIWYRNFYAATSYAILPYSQYLDRFAAYLQQGDMESNGKCVDRSGEFVEYETGPIIWGEPGTNGQHAFYQLIHQGTELIPADFIAYAKSSNKVSDHQDKLLANFFAQTEALAFGKNEEEVEEELQTAGKSEEEIDRLLNFKVFHGNTPTNSMLFKELTPFSLGQLIAMYEHKIFVQGVIWNIFSFDQFGVELGKVLANKILPELENNEEIHSHDSSTNGLINYYKGNK; from the coding sequence ATGCTATCAAAAATAAATCCTATACAAACTAACAGCTGGAAAGCACTGGACGAACACTTTGCAGGAAATGACTTTGATTTAAGGTCTCTTTTCCAGTACAATAAAAATCGTTTTAATGAATTTTCTCTGAAAGGAGAAAACTTTCTTTTTGATTATTCAAAAAACCTTATTGATACAAGGACTAAGCAGTTGTTATTAAATTTAGCTGAAGAATGTCAGTTAAAAGATGCTATTTCCAAGATGTTTTCTGGAGATAAAATCAATGAAACAGAAGGTAGAGCGGTTCTCCATACAGCTCTCAGGGACTTTTCTGACCGTGAAATTTTAATTGATGGCGAGAATATAAAACCTCAGATCAAAAGAGTACTTAACCATATGAAATCTTTTTCTGAAAGTATTATTTCAGGAGAACATAAAGGTTTTAGTGGAAAAGAAATTACAGATATAGTAAATATCGGAATAGGAGGTTCTGATTTGGGACCAGTGATGGTTGTTTCAGCTTTAAAGCATTTTAAAACCAGATTAGATGTTCACTTTGTATCTAATGTGGATGGAAATCATATAGCAGAAGTTGTTAAAAACTTAAATCCAGAAACGACTTTATTCATTATTGCTTCTAAAACTTTCACGACTCAAGAAACTATGACGAATGCTAATTCTGCAAAGGATTGGTTTTTAAAAGCAGGAAAACAGGAAGATGTAGCTAAGCATTTTGTAGCTTTATCAACTAATGTTCAAGCTGTTAAAGACTTCGGGATTGCAGAAGAAAATATATTTGAATTCTGGGATTGGGTAGGCGGAAGATATTCTCTTTGGAGTGCTATTGGATTAAGTATTGTTCTGGCTGTTGGTTATGAAAATTTCGAAGAGTTATTAAAAGGAGCCTTTGATACTGACCAACATTTTCAAAATACAGATTTTTCTGAAAACGTTCCTGTTTTAATGGGGTTACTGGGTATTTGGTACCGTAACTTTTATGCAGCAACAAGTTATGCCATATTGCCTTATTCTCAGTATCTTGACCGATTTGCAGCTTATCTACAGCAGGGAGATATGGAAAGCAACGGAAAATGTGTTGACAGAAGTGGAGAGTTTGTTGAATATGAAACAGGCCCAATTATTTGGGGTGAACCCGGAACAAATGGACAGCATGCTTTCTATCAATTGATTCATCAGGGTACGGAATTAATTCCTGCTGACTTTATTGCTTATGCAAAAAGCAGTAATAAAGTTTCTGATCATCAAGACAAGCTGCTTGCTAACTTTTTCGCACAGACAGAAGCATTGGCATTTGGTAAAAATGAAGAAGAGGTGGAAGAAGAATTACAAACCGCAGGAAAGTCTGAAGAAGAAATTGATAGATTATTAAACTTCAAGGTCTTCCATGGAAATACTCCAACTAACTCAATGCTATTCAAGGAATTAACTCCTTTTTCACTAGGCCAACTAATTGCAATGTACGAGCACAAAATATTTGTACAAGGAGTAATATGGAATATTTTCAGCTTCGACCAGTTTGGTGTAGAGTTAGGAAAAGTCTTAGCTAATAAGATTTTACCTGAGCTTGAAAACAATGAAGAAATACATTCTCATGATAGTTCTACCAATGGGTTGATCAATTATTATAAGGGTAATAAGTAA
- a CDS encoding M48 family metallopeptidase: protein MKITYLLGVGAMALSVAACTTNPITGRSSLQIANNSEILTMSSQEYKTTLSKSKIISGTTDAKRVVSVGSRIKSAAERYYQSIGRSADLANYSWEFNLLQSNELNAWCMPGGKVAVYTGILPVTKNDNGLAVVLGHEVSHALAGHGNERISQAMVAQYGGSILGGTISNSQWAGIFQKVYPIGSQVALLKYGRNQESEADQMGLQLMSMAGYDPREAIPFWNRMEASSSGSRQPEFLSTHPNPESRISDIQKNLPKALEYYKAAGGKI from the coding sequence ATGAAAATAACTTATCTATTAGGAGTAGGAGCAATGGCTTTATCAGTTGCAGCTTGTACCACAAACCCCATTACGGGTAGATCTTCTTTGCAGATTGCAAATAATTCAGAAATATTGACGATGTCCTCACAGGAATATAAAACAACATTATCCAAATCTAAAATAATTTCAGGTACTACAGACGCGAAAAGAGTGGTAAGTGTAGGTAGCAGAATAAAAAGTGCAGCTGAAAGGTATTATCAGAGTATAGGCAGATCAGCAGATCTTGCTAATTACAGCTGGGAGTTTAATCTTCTTCAGAGTAATGAGTTAAACGCCTGGTGTATGCCTGGTGGAAAAGTAGCGGTATATACAGGAATATTACCTGTAACTAAAAATGATAATGGACTTGCTGTTGTTTTAGGACACGAGGTTTCTCATGCTTTAGCAGGCCATGGAAATGAAAGGATTTCTCAGGCCATGGTTGCTCAGTATGGTGGATCGATCTTGGGAGGAACAATTTCTAATTCACAGTGGGCTGGTATATTCCAGAAGGTATATCCGATAGGCTCGCAAGTGGCATTGCTAAAATATGGAAGAAATCAGGAATCTGAAGCAGATCAGATGGGATTGCAATTAATGTCTATGGCAGGATATGACCCAAGAGAAGCAATTCCTTTCTGGAACAGAATGGAGGCCTCTTCCTCAGGAAGCAGACAACCCGAATTCTTATCTACTCACCCAAATCCTGAGTCTAGAATTTCAGATATTCAGAAAAATTTACCAAAAGCTTTAGAATACTATAAAGCTGCCGGAGGAAAAATATAA
- a CDS encoding ABC transporter ATP-binding protein → MIEVKNLKKSFDDVEVLKGISTSFDKGKVNLIIGQSGSGKTVFLKSLLNVYLPTSGEILFDGKDINTMSRDEKQHLRSEIGTLFQGSALFDSLTVEENIMFPLDMFTNLTFREKKKRVFEVIGRVHLDKANRKFPSEISGGMQKRVAIARAIVNYPKYLFCDEPNSGLDPYTSNVIDDLLLEITKEYNTTTIINTHDMNSVMTIGEKIVYLRLGIKEWEGNKDILITAGNKNLIDFVYSSELFKELRVYLLENNKTIENTITKLDENETNI, encoded by the coding sequence ATGATTGAGGTAAAGAATCTTAAAAAAAGTTTTGATGATGTTGAAGTACTAAAAGGAATTTCAACTTCTTTTGATAAAGGAAAAGTAAATCTAATTATCGGCCAGAGTGGATCTGGAAAAACAGTTTTTCTTAAAAGCCTATTAAATGTTTATCTGCCGACTTCGGGAGAAATTCTTTTTGATGGTAAGGACATCAATACGATGTCGAGGGATGAAAAACAACATTTACGATCAGAAATTGGAACACTATTTCAGGGGAGTGCATTGTTTGACTCACTAACGGTAGAGGAAAATATCATGTTTCCGTTGGATATGTTTACGAATTTAACCTTCAGGGAAAAGAAAAAAAGAGTTTTTGAGGTTATTGGCCGTGTACATTTAGACAAAGCAAACAGAAAGTTTCCATCCGAGATCTCTGGTGGTATGCAGAAGCGTGTGGCTATTGCAAGAGCCATCGTGAACTATCCAAAATATTTATTCTGTGATGAGCCTAATTCAGGATTAGATCCATATACATCGAATGTAATTGATGATCTATTGCTTGAAATCACTAAAGAATACAACACAACAACGATCATTAATACCCATGATATGAACTCCGTAATGACAATAGGTGAAAAGATTGTTTATCTAAGGTTAGGAATCAAAGAATGGGAGGGAAATAAAGATATCCTGATTACTGCAGGCAATAAAAATCTTATTGATTTCGTTTATTCCTCAGAGCTATTTAAAGAATTGAGAGTGTATTTACTCGAGAATAATAAAACTATTGAAAATACGATCACAAAACTAGACGAAAATGAAACAAATATTTAG
- a CDS encoding exopolysaccharide biosynthesis polyprenyl glycosylphosphotransferase has translation MQRIRYSRYLKSIILLLDLLVIAFVFIFFFLSRNLDLIHDREIWYENSFPLLLLISFWILLSGRTKIYNIRRNLTYIIFVERIVTHFLLFVIGLLLIRKVSNNKFFSSELSWLSLYLFSFIFITKSFIYFAIKYLRSLGINNRNVMFLSENSSTKILKNILKERKDYGYKIFDYHTEKIQQNELQFFWKDNGIHTLFLPLENSFDLKTEDEIFRLAEANKVHISLIPNISQTDLFSYDLAYIETQPVLNQIKYPLDYYSNYLVKRLFDIIFSLLIIVCICSWLFPIIAIFIKLSSKGPVFFIQKRYGFHEEVFSCLKFRTMLVNDESTTKTTSKNDSRITKIGKFLRKTSLDEMPQFINVLRGEMSVVGPRPHMLAVDNYYKPKIGRYSLRSMVNPGITGLAQVNGLRGDSGDVKVEMKKRVLADAFYVRNWSFALDLIIILKTILLVLGGDKNAK, from the coding sequence ATGCAGAGAATTCGATACTCTAGGTATTTAAAATCGATTATCCTTTTGCTTGACCTTCTGGTTATTGCATTTGTCTTTATATTCTTTTTTCTGAGCAGAAATCTGGATCTGATACATGATAGGGAAATTTGGTATGAGAATTCTTTTCCTTTGCTTTTACTTATATCTTTTTGGATCTTATTGAGTGGTAGGACTAAAATTTATAATATCCGAAGGAATCTCACCTACATTATTTTTGTAGAACGTATTGTTACCCATTTCCTTTTATTTGTGATTGGTTTGTTATTAATAAGAAAGGTGAGCAACAATAAATTTTTCAGTTCAGAATTGTCATGGCTTTCGCTGTATCTGTTTTCTTTTATATTTATTACAAAATCTTTTATTTATTTTGCAATAAAATATCTTAGATCCTTAGGTATCAACAACAGAAATGTGATGTTTCTCAGTGAAAATAGCTCCACTAAAATACTCAAAAATATCTTAAAGGAAAGGAAAGATTACGGATACAAAATTTTTGATTATCATACTGAAAAAATTCAACAAAATGAACTTCAGTTTTTCTGGAAAGACAATGGTATTCATACATTATTTTTACCTCTGGAGAATTCATTTGATCTTAAAACAGAAGATGAGATTTTTAGATTAGCAGAAGCAAACAAAGTACACATTTCACTGATCCCAAATATATCGCAAACTGATCTATTCTCTTATGATTTGGCATATATTGAGACACAACCTGTTTTAAATCAAATAAAATACCCTTTAGATTATTACTCAAATTATCTTGTAAAAAGACTATTTGATATTATCTTCTCTCTTCTGATAATTGTATGCATCTGTTCATGGTTATTTCCAATAATTGCAATTTTCATCAAATTATCATCAAAAGGGCCTGTTTTTTTCATACAGAAAAGATATGGATTTCATGAGGAGGTATTTAGTTGTCTAAAGTTCCGAACAATGTTAGTGAATGATGAATCAACAACGAAAACCACATCAAAGAATGATTCAAGAATTACAAAAATCGGAAAATTCCTTAGGAAGACCAGTCTGGATGAGATGCCACAGTTCATTAATGTATTGAGAGGAGAAATGTCTGTTGTTGGTCCACGTCCACATATGCTTGCAGTAGATAATTATTATAAACCAAAAATTGGAAGGTATAGTCTTAGAAGCATGGTCAATCCAGGGATTACTGGCCTGGCACAAGTAAATGGATTAAGAGGAGATTCGGGAGACGTAAAGGTTGAAATGAAGAAACGGGTTCTTGCTGATGCCTTCTATGTTAGAAACTGGAGCTTTGCATTGGATCTGATCATTATTTTGAAAACCATTTTGTTGGTTTTAGGGGGAGATAAAAACGCAAAATAA
- a CDS encoding 7-carboxy-7-deazaguanine synthase QueE, with amino-acid sequence MNKEEDILLNEGKMLPVMEHFYTLQGEGAHTGKAAYFIRLGGCDVGCHWCDVKESWNPDLHPLMNAEEIAETAAKHCKTIVLTGGEPLMWNLDILTSRLKELGCTIHIETSGAYPTSGQLDWITLSPKKTGLPKEDVYEKANELKVIIFNNHDFAFAEEQAAKVSKDCRLYLQSEWSKRDEMYPKITDFILAHPEWQASVQTHKYLNIP; translated from the coding sequence ATGAACAAAGAAGAAGATATTTTATTAAATGAAGGTAAAATGCTCCCTGTGATGGAGCATTTTTACACTTTACAGGGAGAAGGAGCACACACAGGGAAAGCAGCCTATTTTATAAGATTAGGAGGTTGTGATGTTGGATGTCATTGGTGCGACGTAAAAGAAAGCTGGAATCCAGATCTTCATCCATTAATGAATGCAGAAGAAATAGCAGAAACTGCAGCAAAACATTGTAAAACTATTGTATTAACAGGTGGGGAACCTCTGATGTGGAATTTAGATATTTTAACCTCTAGGTTAAAAGAATTAGGATGTACTATTCACATTGAAACTTCAGGTGCATACCCAACAAGCGGTCAATTGGATTGGATCACACTTTCTCCTAAAAAAACAGGGCTTCCAAAAGAAGATGTTTATGAAAAAGCCAACGAACTGAAAGTAATTATTTTCAATAATCACGATTTTGCATTTGCGGAAGAACAAGCTGCAAAAGTTTCAAAAGACTGCAGGCTTTATCTTCAGAGTGAGTGGAGTAAACGTGACGAAATGTATCCTAAAATTACGGATTTTATTTTGGCACATCCTGAGTGGCAGGCGTCAGTTCAGACCCATAAATATCTTAATATCCCATAA
- a CDS encoding MlaE family ABC transporter permease: MLKKFFTAVGEYMILLGKSMQKPQKMRVFWKLFMREINDLGVNSFGLVIFTSIFVGAVVAIQMFNNFDASSFPIPTSFVGYATKAVLVLEFSPTIISLILAGKVGSYIASSIGTMRVSEQIDALDIMGVNSPNFLILPKIIACVIFNPLLIAISIVFGIGGGYIAGMLTGNWTESDYITGIQMYMPNLFVYYAFIKTTVFAFVIATVPSYFGYFVKGGSLEVGRASTQAVVWTMVFIIISELILTQLILS; this comes from the coding sequence ATGTTAAAAAAGTTTTTTACAGCAGTAGGAGAATATATGATCCTTCTTGGTAAATCCATGCAAAAACCTCAGAAAATGAGGGTTTTTTGGAAGCTGTTCATGAGAGAAATAAATGATTTAGGGGTCAACTCATTCGGGTTGGTTATATTCACATCTATATTTGTTGGAGCTGTAGTTGCCATCCAAATGTTTAATAATTTTGATGCTTCTTCTTTTCCCATTCCCACTTCTTTTGTGGGATATGCAACAAAAGCAGTATTGGTATTAGAGTTTTCACCTACTATTATCAGTCTTATTCTGGCAGGTAAAGTTGGCTCATATATTGCTTCCAGTATTGGAACAATGAGGGTATCAGAGCAAATTGATGCTTTGGACATTATGGGAGTTAATTCTCCTAATTTTCTGATACTACCCAAAATAATCGCTTGCGTTATTTTCAATCCTCTACTTATTGCCATTAGTATTGTATTTGGTATTGGTGGTGGTTATATTGCAGGAATGTTAACTGGAAACTGGACTGAATCTGACTATATAACAGGGATACAAATGTATATGCCGAATTTATTTGTTTACTATGCATTTATAAAAACAACTGTTTTTGCTTTTGTGATTGCAACAGTTCCTTCATATTTCGGTTATTTTGTAAAGGGAGGTTCATTAGAAGTAGGTAGAGCAAGTACACAAGCAGTGGTTTGGACTATGGTATTTATCATTATTTCCGAATTAATATTAACACAATTGATATTAAGCTAA